DNA sequence from the Hyalangium ruber genome:
TGGGAGTTCGCGCGCGGCGTGTGCCAGAGTCGGACGCATGAACGTCCGCTCTCCCCTGCTCTTGGTGTGGCTGCTCTCCTCGGCCTGCGCCACCACGTCCGATACCTCCAAGCCGGCGGAGAGCTCGCCCGCCACGGCGAGTCAGCCGCAGACCGAGGACCAGAAGACGCTGTACGCGCTGGGACTCACCCTGGGCCGTAGCATCTCGGTCTTCAACCTGACTCCCGAGGAATTGGAGTACGTCCGGGCCGGCATCTATGCGCAGCAGAAGGGCGAGACGCCCGCCGTGGACATCCAGGAGTACGGGCCGAAGCTCCAGGCGCTCGCCACGAGCCGCCAGTCGACCAAGGCCTCCGGCGAGAAGGAGAAGAGCAAGGCCTACCTGGACAAGGTCGCCCAGGAGGTCGGCTCGGTGAAGACCGAGTCGGGCCTCATCTACCAGGAGTTGAAGGGGGGCACCGGAACCTCTCCCACGGCCTCGGATGAGGTGACGGTTCACTACCGCGGCACGCTCATCAACGGCGAGGAGTTCGACAACTCCTACAAGCGCGGCGAGCCCGCCAGCTTCCCCCTCGGCGGCGTCATCCCTTGCTGGACGGAGGGCGTGCAGCGCATGAAGGTGGGCGGCAAGGCACGCCTGGTGTGCCCGTCCGATCTCGCCTACGGCGATCGGGGCGCTCCGCCCGACGTCCCGGGTG
Encoded proteins:
- a CDS encoding FKBP-type peptidyl-prolyl cis-trans isomerase, which gives rise to MNVRSPLLLVWLLSSACATTSDTSKPAESSPATASQPQTEDQKTLYALGLTLGRSISVFNLTPEELEYVRAGIYAQQKGETPAVDIQEYGPKLQALATSRQSTKASGEKEKSKAYLDKVAQEVGSVKTESGLIYQELKGGTGTSPTASDEVTVHYRGTLINGEEFDNSYKRGEPASFPLGGVIPCWTEGVQRMKVGGKARLVCPSDLAYGDRGAPPDVPGGAALIFEIELLDIAKEAP